TGGACACGAGCTGTGCTCTCTCCTCACGCGTGCATGCTGTGACATCACGAACAGACTCCTATAGAGCTCGTACTTGATCATGCGCTGATCACGAGCACAGGCAGCCAATCAAAACGCAGCTTAGGTCTGCTGTACATTGAGACTGTTAACTGGTTTCATTCTGATCAGACAGAGAGAAAGGTTGCATGCTTTGCTTTCCGCCTAATTCCAGTCAGTTTTGTGTGCGTCAATGATGAGAAGTAAGTGTTTATGCATCTTTTACATACCTGTTACCACTGTTTTATCATTATAGTATTGTATTGAGATTATTGATTTATGCGCGAGCTCGTAAAGAATCGCGGACTGCCGCGGCTAGTAGTAGCGAtcttttatgtaaatataattgcTTTAAATGATAATACATACATCGCCTATTAAATCCATGCTTTTTGTTATATTTCCGCCTAAGTTAAAAGcctgttaatagtgagaattattatttatatacgtTTATCTGCCTTGCTTCATCTGCTTTGCTCATGCATGTCAGTTATAAATGTATATTGTAGTTTAATGTTGTGTATAAGTATTTCCACTTGTTACTGTTATCCTTATTATCTAAATTTACTaattaatgtatattttctttcctttgtttagaccacacacacacacacaccaaacacatacacaaagtgTGATGGACAATAAAGAGCTTTAAATGGGGTTCAAGTCTCCGTGTTCTTACCGGCACTCCATGGCGACGATCAAATTCACCTAAAAAACAGCTAACTCCTCTACAAAAttggtccttcgagccggagctGGTCGTTACCATGGCAACCCCAAAGTCAGCCCCATCCTCTTCTCGACGTCCACACAGAGTGATCCAGAGACCTGCCTACTTAGATGACTACATAGTCAATTATGCTGGAAACCCATCTAGCCATCCAGTTGGACCTAAAGAGAAAGCAATAATGACGTCAACCCCCATCACTACTAGTCAATCATATGGAACTGCTGGTTCATCAGAGGACTTTATGCAGCAGATGATGGAGATTACAAAACAGCAAAGTGAGACAGCAAGGCGCCAAACAGAGCTCTTGGAGAAAGTCCTGCTACACAGTAGCCTTCAAGCATCCACCCCCTCCTCACGAGCATCATCACGGCATCAGACACCTCGGACCCGAATCCTGCAATCAGTGGAAAAGGGACAGCCGACATCTGAAGTAAGCCCTGATGTTGTTAGAATACAGTCCTCTCCCTGGCCACTGCCTAATAATCCCCCAACTGTGGAAGAGCTTTCTCAGTCGCTGAGGAAAACCCACCTCAGAGACACTTATTTCCAGTCACCTCCACCTGTAAGCAGAGAAACCACCTTAACGTCACATCAGTATGCCACACCCTATAGCAGCTCTCCATTAGACCAAATTAGAACCCATCAGCACAACCAAGCAGAGCCATGGACTAAACCACTGCctcctctccctggacagcaaCCCATCCAAACCACCCAGCCACATTTCTATAACATACCACCTGCAGCTGTCCACCCAGTACATAGCCGGTTCGTTTCAGTGACTGAGCCAATGCCACAAACGTCATACCAAGCTACATCTCAATTTAGGGCTAACACTGTACCCTATGCACCTCCTCCTCCCTCATACTGGAGTCCAACAGTGGAAGGGCCCACCTTTCCAGATTTTTACAAAGAGGACAGAGCTCAGTATGTGGAACTTAGGATGGCTTTGGATAATTTGCTCCACCCTCAAATACCAGAGAATTATAAGTACTCCATCCTTCTGAAGCATGTGAAGGTACCTAATGCTCACAGACTAGTGTTAGCACATGCGGAATCAGTCACTCCTTACACAAATGCCCTGCAAGCCCTCGACAGGAGGTATGGCAGGCCCTACCAGTTTGTGCTGAGAGAAATAGAGACATTGGAGAACCTCCCAGCTATTCGTGCTGGTGATGAGCGGGCATTCGATGAGTTTTCTCTCAGAGTCCAAGCAATAGTCGGCATGCTTAAAGCCCTCAAGGATGATGGTATTGAGGAACTGCACAGTGGGTCAAATGTTAAACGACTGTTGAACCGTCTTCCTCGATCACAACAAACTGAATTCAGGAGGCATCATCTCAAGAGAAACCCGGATAAGACAAAGTTCTCTCTCCTTGAGTTTGCAGAGTGGCTGCAGCTGGAAGCTAACTGCTTAGAATTTGACCCAACTGATACCACCAGAACTCTAAATCGAGATCAAAGAGCAGTCACTCGACAACAAACCAGGCAAACCAGCATACTGCATGGTGTTAATCAAAGACAGACTACAGAACAGGTAACCAAACCAACCATAATACAGCAGAAAGCACCTAACAAACACAAACCTGTCTGTCCATACTGCAATGCGGATCATTACCTCAGCCAGTGTACCGCCTTCAATACATTAACTAAGGAGCAGATTGTGGGCTGGATTAAAGAGAATAAACGATGCTGGAAATGTGCACGTTTACACATGGCTAAAGACTGTGACCTTCAAAAGCCTTGCCACCTGTGTCAAGCCAAACATCTCTCTGTGCTCCATGACATAAATCAAAGGAAAGCTGAAGTTACCAATGAAAGCAGTAGTTTGTATAACTCAACCACAGAGACTCTGTACCTAGACCAGCCACGCTGTGGGGGCAAAGTCTTTCTAAAGGTTGTCAAGGTTACACTTCATTACCAACAAAAGGCTCTGGACACATTTGCAATACTTGACGATGGCTCAGAGCGCACCATTCTGCTTGCCACCGCTGCAAATTACCTTGGTTTAAAGGGCAAACCAGAACAGTTGAACTTACGGACAGTACACCAAGATATCAGGACATTACATGGCACATCTGTATCCTTCTGTATATCCACTCCAAGTAACCCTGGTAAGAGATATGCCATTCACGGGGCTTTTACCGCAGAGCAGTTTGGATTAGCAGAATACACTTATCCAGTGAGTTCCTTGCAGAAAAGGTACAGACACCTCAGGGGCGTTCCCATACCACCCCTGCACAAAGCTTGTCCCCTGCTGCTCATTGGTTCAGATCACACTGAGCTCATCACACCAACTGAACCAGTGTTATTGGGTCCACCTGGAGGTCCAGCAGCAATCAGAACTTGCCTTGGCTGGGCTTTGCAAGGCCCCTCCAAACATGTACAAGAACAACTCCCAATTTCACAGTGCCTGTTCACATCTAATTGTTCTCCATCCGCAGAACTTTATCATCAGATTGAAAAGTTATGGCAGATGGACATCCTGCCGTACCGAAGTGAGAAAATTGTAGTAAGGTCACAACAGGACCAAGAAGCCTTGAACATGCTCGAGACACAAACAGTGCAGGTGAAAGTGGATGGAATTGACAGATATGCCACCCCACTTTTAAGAGTCAAAACAATGACTTTACTCAATGCCCCCAAAGAGGCTGTAATGTGCCATCTCCGTAGCACTGAACGCCGTCTGACAAAGGACCCACCATTAGCCCTCAAATATCAAGAGGAAATCAAAAAACTGGAGAATGCTGGTTATGCCACTAAAATACCACCTCAAGAAGCAGCCCAATCTACAGAGTCATGGTATCTGCCCCACCACATTGTGACACACAATGGAAAGCACAGAGTGGTGTTCAATTGCTCTTACACATACAATGGAGAAAATCTGAACAAGCAGCTGTTGCCAGGACCAACATTAGGCCCCACTCTCCTTGGAGTGTTAATTCGCTTCAGAGAACATCGAGTCGCCATCAGTGGAGACATTAAAGGGATGTTTCACCAGGTCCGTCTGCTCCCCAAAGATAAACCCCTTCTGCGGTTCTTGTGGCGGGACCTAAACCCTGAAAACCCACCTGATGTGTATGAGTGGCAAGTCCTTCCATTCGGCACAACCTGTAGCCCCTGTTGTGCAACCTTTGCCGTTCAGCGACACGTTTTTAGCCATTGCCAACAGGGTGACAAGCTACGACAGTCAGTTGAACATTCCTTCTATGTCGACAACTGCCTACAAAGCACTTCATCTGCAGTTGAAGCCCGTGAACTAATTGATGGTCTAAGGTCCATACTAGCCTCAGGGGGTTTCGAAATCCGTCAGTGGGCAAGCAATGAGGCCACAGTGGTCAGACATCTCCCTAAAGAGGCCAAATCAGAGAATACTGAGCTGTGGATTTCTCAAAGTCAGGCAGACCCCCATGAAATGACACTGGGACTTAGCTGGCATTGTGTACCAGACACCCTACATTACCGTCGCCGCCCGCTGCCCTACCAGGAGGTAACAATGAGGAATATCTATCGTGTCCTTGCCAGCCAATATGACCCACTAGGCTACATCATACCCTTCACAACAAGGGCCAAAATCATTGTACGTCAACTGTGGGCAAAAGAACGAGAATGGGATGACCCCCTTCTACCATCAGAACTACTGCAGGCCTGGCAGAATTGGGAGGCCGAACTGAATCATCTTCCAAAAATGACCATGCCCCGTTGTTATGTGTCGGCCACTCTAGACATTCCAGAGGCAGAACGAGAGCTCCATATCTTCTGCGATGCCTCTGCAGAAGCTTACGGGTCAGTAGCATACCTTCGTACTGAGCACCAAGGCCAGATTGAGCTGGCATTCATTCATGCAAGATCTAGAGTGTCACCCAAAAGGCAACAATCTGTACCCAGGCTCGAACTGTGCGCCGCCCTCACTGGAGCACAGTTAGCCAAGCTGCTTCATAATGAGCTGTCACTCAAGATCAAAGACACATTCTTGTGGAGCGACTCAACAACCGTACTTACCTGGATCAAATCAGAATCTTGCAGATTTAAAGTTTTTGTGGGGACTAGAGTAACTGAAATACAAGAGCTCACCGAAGGTTACTATTGGCGGTTTGTAGATTCAGGAAACAATGTTGCAGATGACATCACACGTGGCAAATCCTTGCTTGAACTGTCCCAACCCAACAGATGGAGTAAAGGGCCAGATTTCCTCTATCTACCACCCGTTAGTTGGCCAGAAAGCCCTTCGGTAGAACTAGATGCAGACCTGACTGAGCTCCGTAACACAAAGTTTTGTGGTCTCACCTTGGATGGTTCTGGATCATCACTGCCAGATGCCAACCAATTCTCCACCTTTGAAGAACTTCTGGAGGCCACTTGTAGATCCTTACATGGGGCGGCAGGAGAAACCACTGACCCAGAAGCCATACAGTACAGACAAGCTGAAACGGATTTACTAAGGCGAGCCCAAACAGACAGTTTCCCCTCAGAGTATAATGCCCTTACAGCTGGTAAGCCAATCCCATCATCAAGTCGTTTGCTTTCACTATCACCTGAGTTGGATAAGACAGCTGCACTCATCCGTGTTGGAGGACGATTACGGCAAGCCCAGCACTTGTGTTACAGTACTGTACATCCAATAGTCCTGGATCCAAATCACCCAATCACCCGACTTCTCATAAAACAGTATGATGCCAAACTCGGGCACCCTGGTCCAGAAAGGGTCTTTGCTGAAATGCGAAGGTATTACTGGATCCTCAGAGGGAGAGAAGCAATACGGCGCCATCAACGTTCTTGTGTCGAATGCCAAAGGTGGAGAGCAAAGCCCAATATCCCAAAGATGGCAGAACTCCCTCCAGCCAGACTTCGTCTCATGAAACCGCCTTTCTTTTCCACGGGAGTAGATTGCTTTGGCCCATTCCTTGTAAAACGAGGAAGGAGCAATGAAAAGAAATGGGGTATTATTTTCAAGTGCATGACAACACGCTGTGTGCACTTAGATCTTCTGGCCAACATGGACACAGACTCCTTTCTAATGGCTCTCAGACGCATGGTTGCTCGACGAGGAACTCCCTCTGAAATACTGGCAGATCAGGGCACCAATTTTCGAGGAGGAGATAAAGAATTACAAACTGCATTTACAGCCATGAGTCCCGATCTCCAAGCCCAGTTAGCAAAACAGAAAATCCAGTTCCATTATAATCCTCCAAATGCCCCACATTTTGGAGGTATGTGGGAGCGAGAAATCCGCTCAGTCAAAGCAGCCTTACGCACCATAATAGGACCCCAAACTCTCACAGAGGAAGTACTCAGAACACTCCTTATAGAGGTTGAGGCTATACTCAATGCAAAGCCACTGGGTTATGTTTCTTCTGACCTTGCTGACCCAGATCCTGTGACCCCAAATTACCTGTTGATGGGGCGGCCAGATGTGTCACTACCACAAGTCATCTACCCAGAATCTGAGATCCTTAGTCGGAAAAGATGGCGGCACTCACAGGTCTTGGCCGACCAGTTCTGGACGAGTTTCATTAAGAATTACTTACCCACCCTGCAACAACGTCAGAAATGGATGACAGACACCAGCAACCTCACACCTGGAACAGTCGTGATGATAATAGATCACCAACTTCCTCGAGCCTTGTGGCCTGTCGGCAAAGTTGTTACCACATACCTCGGATTGGATGGTCGTGTTCGT
The genomic region above belongs to Danio rerio strain Tuebingen ecotype United States chromosome 21, GRCz12tu, whole genome shotgun sequence and contains:
- the LOC141380013 gene encoding uncharacterized protein translates to MATPKSAPSSSRRPHRVIQRPAYLDDYIVNYAGNPSSHPVGPKEKAIMTSTPITTSQSYGTAGSSEDFMQQMMEITKQQSETARRQTELLEKVLLHSSLQASTPSSRASSRHQTPRTRILQSVEKGQPTSEVSPDVVRIQSSPWPLPNNPPTVEELSQSLRKTHLRDTYFQSPPPVSRETTLTSHQYATPYSSSPLDQIRTHQHNQAEPWTKPLPPLPGQQPIQTTQPHFYNIPPAAVHPVHSRFVSVTEPMPQTSYQATSQFRANTVPYAPPPPSYWSPTVEGPTFPDFYKEDRAQYVELRMALDNLLHPQIPENYKYSILLKHVKVPNAHRLVLAHAESVTPYTNALQALDRRYGRPYQFVLREIETLENLPAIRAGDERAFDEFSLRVQAIVGMLKALKDDGIEELHSGSNVKRLLNRLPRSQQTEFRRHHLKRNPDKTKFSLLEFAEWLQLEANCLEFDPTDTTRTLNRDQRAVTRQQTRQTSILHGVNQRQTTEQVTKPTIIQQKAPNKHKPVCPYCNADHYLSQCTAFNTLTKEQIVGWIKENKRCWKCARLHMAKDCDLQKPCHLCQAKHLSVLHDINQRKAEVTNESSSLYNSTTETLYLDQPRCGGKVFLKVVKVTLHYQQKALDTFAILDDGSERTILLATAANYLGLKGKPEQLNLRTVHQDIRTLHGTSVSFCISTPSNPGKRYAIHGAFTAEQFGLAEYTYPVSSLQKRYRHLRGVPIPPLHKACPLLLIGSDHTELITPTEPVLLGPPGGPAAIRTCLGWALQGPSKHVQEQLPISQCLFTSNCSPSAELYHQIEKLWQMDILPYRSEKIVVRSQQDQEALNMLETQTVQVKVDGIDRYATPLLRVKTMTLLNAPKEAVMCHLRSTERRLTKDPPLALKYQEEIKKLENAGYATKIPPQEAAQSTESWYLPHHIVTHNGKHRVVFNCSYTYNGENLNKQLLPGPTLGPTLLGVLIRFREHRVAISGDIKGMFHQVRLLPKDKPLLRFLWRDLNPENPPDVYEWQVLPFGTTCSPCCATFAVQRHVFSHCQQGDKLRQSVEHSFYVDNCLQSTSSAVEARELIDGLRSILASGGFEIRQWASNEATVVRHLPKEAKSENTELWISQSQADPHEMTLGLSWHCVPDTLHYRRRPLPYQEVTMRNIYRVLASQYDPLGYIIPFTTRAKIIVRQLWAKEREWDDPLLPSELLQAWQNWEAELNHLPKMTMPRCYVSATLDIPEAERELHIFCDASAEAYGSVAYLRTEHQGQIELAFIHARSRVSPKRQQSVPRLELCAALTGAQLAKLLHNELSLKIKDTFLWSDSTTVLTWIKSESCRFKVFVGTRVTEIQELTEGYYWRFVDSGNNVADDITRGKSLLELSQPNRWSKGPDFLYLPPVSWPESPSVELDADLTELRNTKFCGLTLDGSGSSLPDANQFSTFEELLEATCRSLHGAAGETTDPEAIQYRQAETDLLRRAQTDSFPSEYNALTAGKPIPSSSRLLSLSPELDKTAALIRVGGRLRQAQHLCYSTVHPIVLDPNHPITRLLIKQYDAKLGHPGPERVFAEMRRYYWILRGREAIRRHQRSCVECQRWRAKPNIPKMAELPPARLRLMKPPFFSTGVDCFGPFLVKRGRSNEKKWGIIFKCMTTRCVHLDLLANMDTDSFLMALRRMVARRGTPSEILADQGTNFRGGDKELQTAFTAMSPDLQAQLAKQKIQFHYNPPNAPHFGGMWEREIRSVKAALRTIIGPQTLTEEVLRTLLIEVEAILNAKPLGYVSSDLADPDPVTPNYLLMGRPDVSLPQVIYPESEILSRKRWRHSQVLADQFWTSFIKNYLPTLQQRQKWMTDTSNLTPGTVVMIIDHQLPRALWPVGKVVTTYLGLDGRVRSAMIEVKNKQYHRPVARLITLPSIPDDNPTTD